GGATTCTCCGGGCACAAGGGATTATGTTAAAACTTCCGAAAACGGAATTTTGGTTAACGGTCAAAACCCAAAGAAATTATCTAAAGCTCTTGTCAAGGCATTGTCAAATAGCAAACTTTTACTAAAATATGCGCAAGCAAGCAAAAGAATGAGTTTATTGTATAGTTTTAATATTGTGGCGAAGGAGTATATTAAAGTGTATAATGAAATAGTTAAATAAAGTTTTTTTTCTTATGATTTCTGTTGTAGTTCCCGTTTTTAACGAAGAAAAAAATGTCGCTCTTCTTTACACCGAATTAACCGCGGTTCTTGAAGGTATAAAAATCCCTTATGAAATAATCTGCGTGGACGATGGTTCTACGGATAACACTTTTCAAACTTTGTCTGTCTTAAATGAAAAAGACGATAAGCTTAAGGTTATTAAGTTTAGAAGAAATTTTGGCCAAACGGCGGCTTTGTCGGCGGGATTTGATTACGCCAAGGGGGACATTGTTGTTTCTATAGACGCCGATCTAGAAAACAGACCCGAGAATATAAAAGAGCTTTTAAGAAAAATAAACGATGGTTATGATATTGTTTGCGGCTGGCGTTACAAAAGGTGGGGAGGGGGTTTAAAAAACCGTTTTTTAAGGCGGGTACCCTCGGAAATTGCAAATTATCTTGTAAGAAAAATAACCAAATTGGATTTGCATGACACAGGTTGCACTTTGCGCGCTTATAAAAAATATGTAGTTAAAGATATAAAATTATATGGGGATATGCACAGGTTCATCCCCGCCATAGCGAGTTTAAACGGCGCAAAAATCGCTGAAATAAAAGTTGACTATCAACCTAGAAAATATGGTGTTTCTAAATACGGATTCTCCCGAACATTTAAAGTGTTTCTTGACCTTATATTATTAAAATTTTTAATGGGATATGCCACCAAACCTAGCAGATTTTTTGGACTTATCGGATTTTGTTCGGGGTTTTTAGGGTTTCTGGTAGGGGTTTATTTAACTTACGAAAAATTGTTTTTAGGGCATAATATAGGGAATAGACCCCTTCTTTTATTATCGGCGGTTCTTATGATATTAGGCGTTCAATTTATTACTATGGGGATTTTGGCGGAAATTATAATGAGAACATATTACGAATCCCAAGGCAAAAAAATTTACTATATTAAAGAAGTATTGGGATGACTCTAAATAAAAAATTATTCCTGCGCGTTGTTATTAGCGCGATATTAATTTTCCTTTTATTAAAACAAATATCCATTAAAGAGGTCTTTTCTAATGTCCGCAATGCCAATTTTTTAATTTTATTTGTTATACTATCCTT
The Patescibacteria group bacterium DNA segment above includes these coding regions:
- a CDS encoding glycosyltransferase family 2 protein; translation: MISVVVPVFNEEKNVALLYTELTAVLEGIKIPYEIICVDDGSTDNTFQTLSVLNEKDDKLKVIKFRRNFGQTAALSAGFDYAKGDIVVSIDADLENRPENIKELLRKINDGYDIVCGWRYKRWGGGLKNRFLRRVPSEIANYLVRKITKLDLHDTGCTLRAYKKYVVKDIKLYGDMHRFIPAIASLNGAKIAEIKVDYQPRKYGVSKYGFSRTFKVFLDLILLKFLMGYATKPSRFFGLIGFCSGFLGFLVGVYLTYEKLFLGHNIGNRPLLLLSAVLMILGVQFITMGILAEIIMRTYYESQGKKIYYIKEVLG